AACCCCCGCGAGCGCGCCATTGGTGCGCTCAGCCTGCTGCTGCCACTGCTCAGCTTCTTCCTCTGCCTCGGCGCGTTCCCGCTGTTCGATGTCGACGAGGGCGCCTTCTCGGAAGCCACCCGCGAGATGTTCGAGCGCGGCGACTTCCTGTCGACCTACCTCAACGGCGAGCACCGGTTCGACAAGCCCATCCTGATCTACTGGCTGCAGGCGCTCGGTTTCCTGCTGTTCGGCGCCAGCGAATGGGCGTTCAGGCTGCCGTCTGCGGTGGCCGCGGTGTGCTGGAGCTACGCCACCTGGCAGTTCGTGCGTGAGCGTTTCGGCAGCGACACGGCGCTTGCCGCGCTCACAGTCGCCGCCACCGCACTCGGCCCGTTCGCGATCGGCCGTGCAGCCACGGCGGACGCCCTGCTTAACCTGCTGCTCGCGCTGGCCTTGTTCGACGCCTGGCGCCATCTGGAAAGCGGCCGGCGCGCGCCGCTGCTGCGCAGCTATGTCTGGATCGGCCTCGGAGTGCTCACGAAAGGCCCGATTGCGCTGATCGTGCCGGGCGCGGTCACCTTCCTGTACTGCGCCAGCCGGCTGGAGTGGCAACGCTGGCTGAAGTCGGTGTTCGATCCGCTCGGCTGGGCGATTCTCGCCGTGCTGACGGTGCCCTGGTACGCCGCCGCGCTCGCCATCCACGGCCAGGCCTTCATCGACGGGTTCATCCTCAAGCACAACGTCGAACGCTTCACCGGCACGCTCGAAGGACACGCCGGCAGCCTGTTCTACTACGTGTTCGCGGTGCCCTTGCTGATGTTGCCTTGGACCGGACCGCTTCTCGCGTCGCTGCGCAAGATCCGCAGCGACACGGGTACCGGTGTGCGCCGCTTCCTGTGGATCTGGGCGCTGTTCGTGATCGGCTTCTTTTCGGTTTCCGGCACCAAGCTTCCCCATTACGTGCTGTACGGCTCCACCCCGCTCTTCGTACTGATCGCCTGCCATCGCGACCTGTTGCGCGGCCGCTGGGCTCACCTTGCCGCCCCCACGCTGCTGCTCGCGGCGCTGGCTGCCTTGCCCCTGGTGTTCCAGGCGCTCTCGCAGAGCGAAGCGGGCAACGCCTACTATCGCGCCCAGTTGGCTCGCTCCCTCGAGTTGGCCGGCCCTGCCTACTACGGCGTTACGCTGCTTGCGCTCGCAGCGTGGCTGGTGGTCGCACTTCGGCCCGCAATCCCGCTGTGGCGAAGCCTGTCGGTGGCGGCGGTGCTGCAGGTGCTGGTGCTGACCACCACCGTGGTGCCTTGGGCCGGCGCGGTGCTGCAAGGGCCGGTGAAAGCAGCGGCGGCCGAAGCGCGTCGGCTCGGCGGCCCCGTCGTGGCGTGGCGTCTCGACACGCCCAGCTTCAGTGTCTATCGCGAAGCGGTCACGCCCTCGCGCGAGCCCCTACCGGGCGAAATCGCCCTGACCCGCCTCGACCGGCTGCCGGCCAGCGGCTATGAGTTGCTGTTCCGCCAGGGCGGCGTGGTACTGGTCCGGCGCCAGCAGCAGGCCGAGACGCCCTCCGCCCCCGCCGACACCAGCGCGCTTCCCGCCGCGGACGCCCCGGCGCCCGAAGACCGGAATCCCAGCCAATGAGCGCACCGTCCTGTCCGGGCTCCGCGCCCTCGCCCGCCAGCACACGCCCCGTCGAACCGCTGACGCTGATCATCATGGCAACGCTGTTGCTGTGCGCGGGGGTGTTCTCGCTCTGGCCTCAGATCGACATCGCGGTGAGCAGGCTCTTCTACGATCCCGTCCGCGGCTTCGCCGGCAACCACAACGTGGCCGCGCTCGCGCTTTATCGCGGCATCCCGATGGCCTCCAAGGCAATCATCGTGGGCCTTTTCCTGGCCTTGCTGGTACTTGCCTTCCTGCGCAGCCCCGCCGCCCGCCGCCGCCGCATCCAGGTGGGCTACCTGCTGGTGGCGATGGCGCTCGGACCGGGATTGTTCGTGGATGTCGGGCTGAAGGACTACTGGGGTCGCGCGCGCCCGGCGAAAGTGGAAGCTTTTGGCGGCGCCAGCACCTTCTCGCCGGCGCTGGTGCCGTCCAACCAATGCGACGGCAATTGCTCGTTCGTCAGCGGGCACGCCTCTGCCGGCTTCTATCTGGTCAGCCTCGGCTTCCTGGGCGGCGCCGCCGCGAGAAGGCGGTGGGTGCTGGTCGGCCTCGCGGCCGGCGCCGTATTCGGGCTCGGCCGCATCTCCCAGGGCGGGCACTTCCTGACCGACATCGTCTTCAGCTTCTACGCCACCTGGCTGGGTGCGTGGATTGCGTGGTTGTTGTTCGTACGGCTCGGCTGGCTATCGACCGAAGGCGTGAGGACGCCGCCCCCGCCGCAATAACGCTTAACGCCCGCCTGCGTGCTGCTGCGCGGGCAGTTCCACCACCTTCGCGTCATGGGCGGCGTCGTCCAGCCGTCGCAGTTCGCCTTCCAGCGTGGCGCCGCACTCCATCTGCAACTGGCGGTAGCTGATGACCCCGGACAAGCGGGCCTTGGACTGCAACTCAAGAAAATGATGCACCGTCAGCTCGCCGGCAATCGCGCCATTGACCACCGCATCGTGGCTGACGACCCGTCCCTTGATGCTGCCCTTCTCGCTGACCACCAGCAGCCCCGGGCTGCCATCCTTGTTGATGACGTTGCCTTCGATGTGACCGTCGACACGCAAACCACCGGAAAACACGACATCACCGACGATGTGCACGTTATCCGCGATCAGGCTCGACAGCTTGGTGATCTCGATCGCCTTTCCGGGCTTCTTGCGAAACATCGACGATTCTCCTTGTACTCCGGCCCGCACGACGGCGGGCGGGATGATCAGGGCCGCGCGGGGCCCTGCGATTTGTAGAACACGAGTTCGGCCTGCAGCCGCTTGAGCTCGTCGTTGACCTCGCCGAGTTGCTTCTCCAACTCGGCGCGGGTGGCCTTCTCCATTTCCAGCGCCAGGCGGTCGCGTTCGCCCTGCTCGCGCAGCGTTGCGTTCTCGCGCTCGAGTTGATCCACTCGCCGTGCCGGCGAAAAATGGTTTTCAAAGTAATTGAGCGCGAGCACGGCGAGCGTGACAAGGACGACGGCGCCAAGCACCAGGAACAGCTGCCGCAGGCGCTGACGGCCCGCGGCGAGTTCAAGGCGCGCGCCGGTGAGGCGCCGCGTCGGCGAACGACGGAAGAACGGCATGCGGCCTTTCAGTTGCTCGCCAGGTACAGCGCCGGATCGGAGTAGCGGCCGTCCTTCAGCACCTCGAAATGCAGGTGCGGCCCGGTAGAACGCCCGGTGGAACCGACCGCAGCAATCCGCCGCCCCGGCGTGACCACTTCGCCGACCTTGACCCACAGCCGCGAACAATGGGCGTACCGCGTAACGAGACCGTTGCCGTGGTCGATCTCCACGGTGTAGCCGTACTCGGGCCGGATGCCTGCATACACGACGCGCCCGCCCGCAGCCGCCACGATGGGCGTGCCGGTCGGCGCGGGGAAGTCGAGACCGCTGTGAAATGCGGCCCCGCGGTTGAACGGATCCTCGCGATTGCCAAAGCCGGAGTTGCGTGCGACACCGGGCACCGGGCTGCGACTGGGGTAGGTCATGAACTCGAGGTTGCGCTCGTCCGTCGCCTTTTCGATCGCGAGCAGCGTGGCATCCAGGCGCTGAAGCTCGCGCTCCAGGGCGGCCAATCCCGTGCCGTGGTCGTCCAGGTCGGCGACCGCCAGATCCGGATTCGGCACCGTCAGCGGCGCCAGCATCGGCCCGCCAGCAGGCGTGGCAGGCCGCGCACCTTCAAAGACGCTGGGCGCGGCATTGCGTGCGGGCAGCGCGTTCTGCCGCGCTTCGAACTCCTTCAGCAAGCCGATCCGCTGCGCGAGCGTGGAAGCGTCGCTTTCGAGGCGGACGAGGCGGCCGGATATTTCGCCGACGCGGTCGATCAGCGCCCGCCCCTCCGGCTGGTCGAACTGGACCCGCGGACCTTCGGCGACGGGTTCCACAGCACTGCGGCCTACGCCGAGGCCGATCGCAAATGCGGCTGAAGCGACAATCAGGAGAACAACCGAGGCGATTCCCAGCGAGGTGCGCAGGCTCAGCGTGCGTACCCGGGATTGCGTCATCGCCCCGGCGGAAAGAATGACCAGCGCCATCCTGTTCCTCCGGTTGGGTCGGCGGCGCCGGAACAAGCACGGCGCCGTCGATGGAGATCGGAATGTCGACCGCCGAAACCACACACGCGGTTTCATTTGGTCAAACACAAAAGCCGCCGGAGTTTAACACCATAGTGGTAGCGCGGAGCAAGTGCGGATTTGTACGACCGCCCCGGCCGAAAAAAAACGGCGGCCCGCAGGCCGCCGCTTCCTGGACGTTGCGACTGCTTACTGCTTGCCGTGCGAGGCCAGCTTCAGCCAGGTATCGACCACGGTATCCGGGTTGAGCGAAATGGTCTGGATGCCTTCGTCCATCAGCCACTCCGCGAAATCGGCATGGTCCGACGGGCCCTGGCCGCAGATTCCGACATACTTGCCCAGCCGGTTCGCGGTGGAGATGGCCATCGACAGCAGCAGCTTGACCGCGGGGTCGCGCTCGTCGAACGCGTGGGCGACGAGGCCCGAGTCGCGGTCGAGGCCGAGCGTGAGCTGGGTGAGGTCGTTGGACCCGATCGAGAAGCCGTCGAAGTGCTCGAGGAACTTGTCCGCCAGCAGCGCGTTGGACGGGATCTCGCACATCATGATCAGCTTGAGATCGTTCACGCCGCGCTTCAGGCCGTGCTCGGCGAGCAGGTCCACCACACCGGCCGCTTCTTCGACGTTGCGCACGAACGGAATCATGATCTGCACGTTGGTCAGACCGAGTTCGTTGCGCACCTTCTTCATGGCCGCGCATTCCAGCTCGAAACAGTCGCGGAAGCTGTGGGCGATGTAGCGCGACGCGCCGCGGAAACCGAGCATCGGGTTTTCTTCTTCCGGCTCGTAGATTTCGCCGCCGAGCAGCTTGCGGTACTCGTTCGACTTGAAGTCGGACATGCGGACGATGACCGGCTTCGGATAGAAGGCGGCGGCGATGGTGGCGACGCCTTCGGCCAGCTTCTCGATGAAGAACTGCTTGGGCGTGGCGTAGCCGCGCGAGCGGCGGGTGATTTCGTCACGCAGGCTGGCCGGCACTTGCGAGAGCTCGAGGATGGCCTTCGGGTGGATGCCGATCATGTTGTTGATGACGAACTCCAGCCGCGCGAGGCCGACGCCGCCGTTCGGAATCTGGGCGAACTCGAAGGCGAGTTCCGGATTGCCGACGTTCATCATGATCTTCACCGGGATTTCAGGCAGGTTGCCCATGTCGGTGGTGATCACTTCGAACTCCAGCTTGCCGCGATAGACGTAGCCGGTGTCGCCTTCGGCGCAGGACACGGTGACGGAATCGCCCTCTTCCAGCACCTCGGTGGCGTTGCCGCAGCCGACGATTGCCGGAATGCCGAGTTCGCGCGCGATGATCGCCGCGTGGCAGGTACGGCCGCCGCGGTTGGTGACGATGGCGCTGGCGCGCTTCATCACCGGCTCCCAGTTCGGGTCGGTCATGTCGGTGACGAGGATGTCGCCGGCCTGGACGCGGTTCATCTCGGAGGCGTCCTTGACCACGCGCACGGTGCCGGCGCCGATCTTCTGGCCGATGGCACGACCGTGGGTAAGGGCCTTGCCGTACTGCTTGAGGCGGTACTTCTCCATGACCAGGCCATTGCTCTGGCTCTTAACGGTTTCCGGGCGCGCCTGCAGGATGTACAGCTTGCCGTCCTGGCCGTCCTTGCCCCACTCGATGTCCATCGGGCGGCCGTAGTGCTTCTCGATGATGACCGCATAGCGGGCAAGTTCGAGCACGTCTTCGTCGGTCAGCGAGAAGCGGTTGCGGTCGGCTTCGGGCACGTCCACCGTACGCACCGACTTGCCGGCCACGGCCTTGTCCGCGAACACCATCTTGATCAGCTTGGAGCCCAGGTTGCGGCGGATGACCGCGGGCTTGTTCAGTGCCAGCGTGGGCTTGTGGACATAGAACTCGTCCGGGTTCACCGCGCCTTGCACGACGGTTTCGCCCAGACCGTAGGACGCGGTGATGAACACCACGTCGGAGAAGCCGGATTCGGTGTCGATGGTGAACATGACGCCCGAGGCACCGGTATCGGAGCGCACCATGCGCTGCACGCCGGCCGACAGGGCAACCTCGGCGTGGGCGAAGTTCTTGTGCACCCGGTAGGCGATGGCACGGTCGTTGTACAGCGACGCGAACACTTCCTTCATCGCGTGCAGGATGTTCTCGTAGCCGTGGATGTTCAGGAAGGTTTCCTGCTGGCCGGCGAAGGAGGCGTCCGGAAGGTCTTCGGCGGTAGCGGACGAACGCACCGCGAAGCTGCCCTCCCCTTCGGCGGTGATCTTTTCGTACGCGGCCTTGATGTCGGCTTCGAGCGCCGCGGGGAACGGGGTATCGACGATCCACTGGCGGATCTGCGCGCCGGTCTTCACCAGCGCATCCACGTCATCCACGTCGAGGGTATCGAGCGCGGCGTTGATCCGGTCGGCCAATCCGCCGTGCGCGAGGAACTCGCGATATGCAGCCGCGGTGGTGGCGAAACCACCGGGAACGCGGACGCTGGACGGCAGTTGGCTGATCATTTCGCCGAGCGAAGCATTCTTGCCGCCGACCTGATCGACATCGGTCATGCGCAGCTCGGTGAAGGGGATGACATAGCGGGTCATGGATGGCCTTCCGGAATGAACAAAGAAAAAGCAAAATGCGATTTTAACGAGAATCGGTGCTGCACCGCACGGCAGGGTTTGCCCCAATACCCGCCTTGAGGGTGCGCCGGACGGATCCCCAGACCCTCCCCCCTGACCGTCCAGCCCCGGAAAGCGACGATGAGCACACTTCCAATCCGCACTGTTTTCTTCATCTCGGACGGCACCGGCATTACCGCCGAAACGCTCGGGCACAGTCTTCTGGCGCAGTTCCCCGAGGCCCGTATCCGCCAGGTGCGCGCGCCCTTCATCGACGATCTCGACAAGGCCATCGACTGCGCCAACCAGATCCGCGAAGCAGCCCGCAACGACGGCGTCCGCCCCATCGTGTTCAGCACCCTGGTCAGCCCGGAAACCGTCGAAGCCCTGCACAAGGCAGACGCCCTGTTCCTCGATCTGTTCGATCGCTTCATCGGGCCGCTTGAAACCGAACTCGGCCAGCGCTCTACCCATACCGTCGGGCGCTTCCATGGCATCGCCGACAGCCTCGACTACAAGAATCGCATCGAGGCGATCAACTTTGCGATGGCGCACGACGACGGCGTCTCCTCGGACGGCGAACTCGCCGAGGCCGACGTGATCCTGGTCGGGGTCTCGCGCTCCGGCAAGACCCCGACGAGCCTCTATCTGGCGATGCAGTTCGGCGTAAAGGCGGCCAACTATCCTCTGATCCCCGAAGACTTCGAGCGCAACAAGCTGCCGGGGGAACTCCACAACTACCGCGGCAAGCTGTTCGGCCTCACGATCGCACCCGAACGCCTGTCGCAGATCCGTCAGGAACGACGCCCCAACAGCCGCTACGCCTCGCTCGACAACTGCAAGTACGAGATCGACGCCGCGCAGAAACTGATGCGGCGCGAGAACATCCGCTGGCTGGACTCCACGACCAAGTCCATCGAGGAAATCTCCGCCACCATCCTGCAGTCGGTGCGGCTCAATCGGCCCGGCTACTGAGCGGACTAGAATGAATCACCCCCGCTGCCGGGGGCGCCGGATGCACGGCGACACAACGGAATGAATTCGATGAAACGTACGCGCCTCAAGCGCCGCGGCGGCCTCGGCCGCGCGGCGGAAAACCTCGCGTGGCTCGCGACCGGCCTGTCGCAATCCGGCTCCCGTGCCGAGGACCAGTTCTGGGAACGTGAACTCACCGGCCTGATCGACGTGCAGCTTCAGCAGCACGACGAAGAGGTGCTCAACGCCGCGCTCGACCACCTGTTCAGCGGCGACACCGGCGGATACGACGAACTCGCCGACTTCATCGAGTCGCGCGCCGAATCGGCCTCCCGCCTTTCCGACAAGCACGACGTGCTGTTGATCGCCGCGCCTATCCTCGCCTGGTCGCGCTACCGCATCCCCACCGTGGCACTGCCCGCCGCGGTGCTTGCCAACCTGCGCGTTCACCTGCAGGCCCACGTGCTCGCCGGCAACGCCCGGCTGGCTCTCGCCGACTTCCTCTTCAGCCCCGACCAGTTGCCGCAGGGCTACTGCGCCACCGCCGAATTCGCCGCCCAGCTCGGCGCCGCCGCGCTCGAGAACCACGATCTTCATATCGAAACCGAAGGCATGCCCGAAACCGCGCAGTTCCTGTCGGATACGCGCTATCTCCTCGCTGCTGTCGCTGTGCCACGGGGCGAACCGATCTTCCGTTGGCAGGAGCGCGACAGCAGCCGCGACCAGGCGCTGACGCAGTGGCGCCTGCAAGGCGGCGCCTGCCTGGCTCCGCTGCTGCCGGGTTGCGCGGTGGACGTCGTGCTCCCGGAAGCCTATTTCGCTGCCAGCCGTGCCGCCGATACCGCCAGCCGCCCCTACTCCGTAAGAGCCTCGGTGGCTTTCCTGGGCACGGCGCTCGACACCCCCGCCACCAACCTGCGGGCGGTGATCGCGCCGTTCTGGGAAAGCCAGCTGGAGGAGTACCGCATCGGTTTCACGTTGCGCGAGCGCGACGACGTGATTCACGGTGTAGTGTGGCCGCTGCTCGGGGCCGAGGACGACCAGACCGACGTGATCTCGCAGATCGACGCCGTCCTGCGCGAATGCGGGGTCACCGACATCCGCGTGCTGGACCATCGTTTTCCGCTTGAGTACTGCGACGATTGCGGCGCGCCGCTCTACCCGGCACCGGACGGCGAAGTCGCCCACGCCGAGATGCCGGAAGAGCACGCCGAGCAGATGCCGCGTCACCTTCACTGACGACGACGCCGGACAGGAGAACCGCCATGAAGCGCAAGATCGAAAAGCCCGATGCCGAGTGGCGCCAGGCACTGACGCCCGAGCAGTACCACGTCACCCGCGAAAAGGGCACCGAGCGCGCGTTCACCGGCAAGTACTGGAACACCTGGACCAAAGGCGCCTACAACTGCGCGTGCTGCGGCGCTCCGCTGTTCGACGCAGCGCACAAGTTCGACGCCGGCTGCGGATGGCCGAGCTTCTGGACCGCGGCCGAACCGGAAAACGTTGAAACCGCTGAGGATTTCAGCCACTTCATGCACCGCACCGAGGTGCTGTGCCACCAATGCGGTGCACATCTCGGTCATGTGTTCGAAGACGGTCCCCAACCCACCGGACTGCGCTACTGCATCAACTCCGCCTCGATCGAACACGTCCCCGAAACGGACAGCGACACCGGGGCCTGATTGTCCTCAAGCTGACCGCCCGCCTGCCGTTACATCACGCAATGCAGTGCCCGCCGAGGCTGGCAAGACGGCGCAGCATTCCACAATCACAACGCGGAGACAGGCATGCAGTGGCTGGACAACCTGAGCCTACAAGCGAAACTCATCGTCAATTTCGCCGTTTCCGGCGGCGTCTTCGTCGTCGCCATCGTGGTCTGTCTGTGGCAGATCGACCGCATGAGCGCCGATACCGAGCACATCACGCGCAACTGGCTCCCGTCCATCGTCCAGGTGGAAAAGATGAGCCGGGAGCGTTTGCGCTATCGCGTGCGCAGCCTCGAATACCTGCTGCCCGGCACAGCGGAGGACCGGACAAAACTCGGCGCGTCGCTCGGATCGCTGGAGTCGAGCGTGACGCAGTCGATCGCCGACTACCGCCCCCTGGTCGCCTCGCCGGAAGAGCAGAAGTTGCTCGACGACGTGGCCCGCTTTGCCGAGCAGTACCGCCAGTCGGTGGCTAAGGCGGTGGCGTTGGTACAGGCGGGTGACGAAGAAGGTGCGCAAAACCTGCGACGGACTGAATGGGTGAAGGAAGCGGACCAGTTGCGCGACGCGCTTGCGGCCCTGACCAAGCTCAATGTGGAGGGCGCCGCCGCGGACGGCGCAAACGCGCAGGCAACCACCCGCGCCGCGAAAACCTACGGCATCGCAGCGCTCATCATCGGCGTCGTCGTCGCGGCCCTCACCTCGTGGCTGATGGCCCGGCGCATGGGGCTTCAACTGCGCTCGGTGGTGGATGCGGCGGGCAGGATTGCCAAGGGCGACCTGCGGACGCCCCTCCCCGCCGCGAGCCGCGACGAGGTCGGACAACTCGTGCGCGCAATGGCCAACATGCAGGACGCACTGCATTCCACCCTGAAACAGACCAGCGAGAACGCCAGCGAACTCTCGGCGACAGCGCGCGAACTCGGTGACGGCGTCGCCAGCATGCAGCGCAACGTCGCCCTGCAGGGCTCAGCCTCATCGTCGATCGCCGCCACGGTGGAAGAACTCACGGTGTCGATCAAGCATGTTTCCGAAAACACCGGTGACGCCAGCCGACTGGCCCAGGACTCCGACCGCCAGGCGCGTGAGGGACGTTCCACGGTGGACAAGCTGATCGAGGAGATCAACCGCGTCTCCGAAGTGGTCACCGTGGCATCACAACGAATCGGCGGACTGGAAAGCGCGTCGCAGAAGATTTCCAACATCGTCCAGGTCATCAAGGAGATTGCCGAGCAGACCAATCTGCTCGCCCTCAACGCCGCGATCGAGGCCGCCCGCGCAGGCGAGCACGGACGCGGCTTCGCCGTCGTCGCAGACGAGGTCCGCAAGCTGTCGGAGCGGACCTCTCACTCCACGGGCGAGATCACCGGCATGGTCAACGAAATCCAGGACTCGACCCGCCAGGCCGTTGCCGGCATCGACGAAGGGGTTGCGGCCGTGACGAACAGCGTGGGCCATGCGCGCCTCGCCGGCGAAACCATAGGCGCGCTGCAGGACATCGCACGGCGCGTCGCGGACCTGGTCGGCGAGGTCGACAACGCCCTGCGCGAGCAAGCCACCGCGTCGGCGGAGGTCGCCAAGCAGGTGGAGGAGATCAGCAGCCATGCGGCGGAGACCGAGTCCGCAACCGCGCAGGCGCTTCACTCCGCGCAAACGCTCAACAGTGTGGCAGGCAACATGGTCGAAACGGTCCGGCGTTTCCACCTGTAGCGCTCGGATACGCGCGGCTTACGTCCGCGAGTGGACAAAAAAAGGCCCGCTTTCGCGGGCCTTTTGCTTACGACGCTGATGCAGCGATCAGATGCGTTCCCAGATCGTGGTGATGCCCTGGCCACCGCCAATACACATCGTCGCCATGCCGTAACGGCCGCCCGTGCGCTGCAGTTCGTGCAGCAGCTTGGTGATGATGACCGCGCCGGTCGCGCCAACCGGGTGGCCGAGCGCGATGGCGCCGCCATTGGGGTTGGTCTTTGCCGGGTCGAGTTCCAGCCCCTTCGCCACGGTCAGGGACTGCGCGGCAAACGCCTCGTTGGATTCGATCAGGTCGATCTTGTCCAGCGTCAGGCCCGCGCGCTGCAGGGCCAGCTTGGACGACGGGATCGGGCCTTCGCCCATCAGGTCGTTGGGAACACCGGCGATTGCATAGGACACCAGGCGCGCCATCGGCTTGTGGCCAGCGGCGGAAGCCTTCGCGGCGTCGGCCAGCACCAGGAAAGCGGCCGCATCGTTGATGCCCGAGGCGTTGCCCGCGGTGACGCTGCCATCCTTCTTGAACGCCGGCTTCATCTTCGCGAGCGCTTCCATCGTGGTCGCGCGCGGATGCTCGTCGGTATCGAACACCACGGGCCCCTTGCGGGTTTCGAAGGTGATCGGAACGATCTGGCCCTTGAAGCGGCCGTCGGCGATGGCCTCGGCGGCGCGGCGCTGCGACTCGAGCGCGAAAGCGTCCTGCTCTTCGCGGCTGATGCCCCACTTGGCAGCCAGATTTTCAGCGGTAATGCCCATGTGGCCAACACCGAACGGATCGGTCAGCACCGCCACCATGGCGTCGATGGCCTTGGTGTCGCCCATGCGGGCGCCGTTGCGCAGCGCCGGCATCAGGTACGCACCGCGGGACATGACTTCGACCCCGCCGCCCACAGCGTAATCGGCGTCGCCGAGCAGAATGGCCTGGGCGGAGTTGACGATGGCCTGCTGCGCCGAGCCACACAGCCGGTTGACCGCGAAAGCGACCGACTCCATCGACATGCCGCCCTGGATGGTGGCGACACGCGCCACGTACGGATAGCGGGACTCCGTCGGGATGCAGTTACCCACGGTAGCGAACGTGACCTGCTTCGGATCGACGCCGGCGCGCGAGATCGCTTCCTTGACCACGACGCCGCCGAGTTCGGCCGGCTCCATGTCCTTGAGCGAACCGCCAAAGCCGCCAACAGCCGAGCGCACCGCGCTCAAAACCACAACTTCACGACTTGCCATCTGCACTCCCTCCTTGAGAATCAACGGCCTACCCAGCCGGCAACGCCGAGCAGGGCAAGCATCAGCAGACACACCACGAGGGCCCGCCAAACGAGCCCGACAGTGCTTTGCATGTAGTCGGCATCGGCCTCATCCCCGATGCCCATTTCGGGCCGTTCTACGATCTCGCCCGATTCGTGGACCGGCATGCCGAGCTTGACGCCCAGCGCCCCGGCACCACTTGCAATGAGTATAGCCGACGCCTTGTCGGGCCAAAGCATGGCCTGGGTGCGCCAGCAATACACTGCATCCTCGAAGTCGCCGACGACAGAAAATGAAGCAGCCGTCAGGCGGGCCGGCAGCCAGTCGATGACCTCGAAGGCCCGGCTGGCAAAGCGGCCGAAATCCCCGAACTCGATGTCCGCGCGTTGCCCCCACTCGTCGGCAAAGAACCGCGCCAACCGGTACATGACCGCGCCGCTCGGCCCCGGCAGCACGATGAACCAGAACGCGACCCCGAAGACATTGCGATGCGCGGCGACGAGTGCCTGTTCGATCGCGAGCCGCGCGACTTCACTGGAGCTCGCCTCGTGATACTGCCCGCCGCGCCACTCCGCCAGCAGCGCGCGCGCGCGGTCGAGTTCGCCCATCCTCAGCGCGAGGTGGATATCGGTAAAGAAATGGCTTTCCTGCCGGAACCCCAGCGTGAGGTACAGCACCGCGACGTTGAATGCGAAGGCGAGCAGCGGATGCAGATGCCACAACAGGAAATAAGCCACCGCGCTGCCCAGCGAGGCGAGCAGCACGATAAGCCACCACACTGCCTTGCCGTGACGGGCCTGACCGTCGTTGAAGCGCTCGATAAGCAGTGCCGAAAGGCGGCGCAAGGGCAACTGGACCACCTGCTGGACCGGAAGCGGGCGGACCTGCTCGATGAGCAGTGCAAAGATCA
Above is a window of Azoarcus olearius DNA encoding:
- a CDS encoding phosphatase PAP2 family protein, whose protein sequence is MSAPSCPGSAPSPASTRPVEPLTLIIMATLLLCAGVFSLWPQIDIAVSRLFYDPVRGFAGNHNVAALALYRGIPMASKAIIVGLFLALLVLAFLRSPAARRRRIQVGYLLVAMALGPGLFVDVGLKDYWGRARPAKVEAFGGASTFSPALVPSNQCDGNCSFVSGHASAGFYLVSLGFLGGAAARRRWVLVGLAAGAVFGLGRISQGGHFLTDIVFSFYATWLGAWIAWLLFVRLGWLSTEGVRTPPPPQ
- a CDS encoding pyruvate, water dikinase regulatory protein, yielding MSTLPIRTVFFISDGTGITAETLGHSLLAQFPEARIRQVRAPFIDDLDKAIDCANQIREAARNDGVRPIVFSTLVSPETVEALHKADALFLDLFDRFIGPLETELGQRSTHTVGRFHGIADSLDYKNRIEAINFAMAHDDGVSSDGELAEADVILVGVSRSGKTPTSLYLAMQFGVKAANYPLIPEDFERNKLPGELHNYRGKLFGLTIAPERLSQIRQERRPNSRYASLDNCKYEIDAAQKLMRRENIRWLDSTTKSIEEISATILQSVRLNRPGY
- a CDS encoding bactofilin family protein → MFRKKPGKAIEITKLSSLIADNVHIVGDVVFSGGLRVDGHIEGNVINKDGSPGLLVVSEKGSIKGRVVSHDAVVNGAIAGELTVHHFLELQSKARLSGVISYRQLQMECGATLEGELRRLDDAAHDAKVVELPAQQHAGGR
- a CDS encoding M23 family metallopeptidase → MALVILSAGAMTQSRVRTLSLRTSLGIASVVLLIVASAAFAIGLGVGRSAVEPVAEGPRVQFDQPEGRALIDRVGEISGRLVRLESDASTLAQRIGLLKEFEARQNALPARNAAPSVFEGARPATPAGGPMLAPLTVPNPDLAVADLDDHGTGLAALERELQRLDATLLAIEKATDERNLEFMTYPSRSPVPGVARNSGFGNREDPFNRGAAFHSGLDFPAPTGTPIVAAAGGRVVYAGIRPEYGYTVEIDHGNGLVTRYAHCSRLWVKVGEVVTPGRRIAAVGSTGRSTGPHLHFEVLKDGRYSDPALYLASN
- the ppsA gene encoding phosphoenolpyruvate synthase, with product MTRYVIPFTELRMTDVDQVGGKNASLGEMISQLPSSVRVPGGFATTAAAYREFLAHGGLADRINAALDTLDVDDVDALVKTGAQIRQWIVDTPFPAALEADIKAAYEKITAEGEGSFAVRSSATAEDLPDASFAGQQETFLNIHGYENILHAMKEVFASLYNDRAIAYRVHKNFAHAEVALSAGVQRMVRSDTGASGVMFTIDTESGFSDVVFITASYGLGETVVQGAVNPDEFYVHKPTLALNKPAVIRRNLGSKLIKMVFADKAVAGKSVRTVDVPEADRNRFSLTDEDVLELARYAVIIEKHYGRPMDIEWGKDGQDGKLYILQARPETVKSQSNGLVMEKYRLKQYGKALTHGRAIGQKIGAGTVRVVKDASEMNRVQAGDILVTDMTDPNWEPVMKRASAIVTNRGGRTCHAAIIARELGIPAIVGCGNATEVLEEGDSVTVSCAEGDTGYVYRGKLEFEVITTDMGNLPEIPVKIMMNVGNPELAFEFAQIPNGGVGLARLEFVINNMIGIHPKAILELSQVPASLRDEITRRSRGYATPKQFFIEKLAEGVATIAAAFYPKPVIVRMSDFKSNEYRKLLGGEIYEPEEENPMLGFRGASRYIAHSFRDCFELECAAMKKVRNELGLTNVQIMIPFVRNVEEAAGVVDLLAEHGLKRGVNDLKLIMMCEIPSNALLADKFLEHFDGFSIGSNDLTQLTLGLDRDSGLVAHAFDERDPAVKLLLSMAISTANRLGKYVGICGQGPSDHADFAEWLMDEGIQTISLNPDTVVDTWLKLASHGKQ
- a CDS encoding ArnT family glycosyltransferase, giving the protein MSPSNPRERAIGALSLLLPLLSFFLCLGAFPLFDVDEGAFSEATREMFERGDFLSTYLNGEHRFDKPILIYWLQALGFLLFGASEWAFRLPSAVAAVCWSYATWQFVRERFGSDTALAALTVAATALGPFAIGRAATADALLNLLLALALFDAWRHLESGRRAPLLRSYVWIGLGVLTKGPIALIVPGAVTFLYCASRLEWQRWLKSVFDPLGWAILAVLTVPWYAAALAIHGQAFIDGFILKHNVERFTGTLEGHAGSLFYYVFAVPLLMLPWTGPLLASLRKIRSDTGTGVRRFLWIWALFVIGFFSVSGTKLPHYVLYGSTPLFVLIACHRDLLRGRWAHLAAPTLLLAALAALPLVFQALSQSEAGNAYYRAQLARSLELAGPAYYGVTLLALAAWLVVALRPAIPLWRSLSVAAVLQVLVLTTTVVPWAGAVLQGPVKAAAAEARRLGGPVVAWRLDTPSFSVYREAVTPSREPLPGEIALTRLDRLPASGYELLFRQGGVVLVRRQQQAETPSAPADTSALPAADAPAPEDRNPSQ